Proteins from a genomic interval of Streptococcus oralis:
- a CDS encoding nucleoside phosphorylase, with amino-acid sequence MLLEEFENVPAVIEPTDRSIRGGGEICDTIILSFNGEIVERVKQFEGVYEAGYLTNLNGKFPWYIYEKEGRKVAVAMATIGAPMVVGLLEELKARGFKNFIVLGSCGVLDQSIQADKIILPSSALRDEGTSYHYAPASDEVVYDETLLLTMEEALNKSGIEHIRTKAWTTDAFYRETADKVKRRLAAGATVVDMEASAIMAWAQFRQAKVYQFFYTADYVDYHNHEWDARYEERKADAVTFFEIALMIARELD; translated from the coding sequence ATGCTGTTAGAAGAATTCGAAAATGTACCTGCTGTTATCGAACCAACTGATCGAAGTATTCGTGGTGGTGGAGAAATTTGTGATACGATTATTTTATCTTTTAATGGAGAAATCGTTGAACGAGTGAAGCAGTTTGAAGGTGTTTATGAAGCTGGCTATCTAACCAATCTAAATGGCAAATTCCCATGGTATATCTATGAAAAAGAAGGGAGAAAGGTAGCAGTTGCTATGGCTACTATTGGAGCCCCAATGGTTGTAGGACTCTTAGAAGAACTCAAGGCAAGAGGATTTAAGAACTTTATTGTTTTGGGTTCTTGCGGAGTTTTAGATCAGTCTATTCAGGCAGATAAAATAATCCTACCAAGTTCAGCTCTACGTGATGAAGGTACAAGTTACCATTATGCTCCTGCTAGTGATGAGGTAGTTTATGACGAAACTCTGCTCTTAACCATGGAAGAGGCTTTGAATAAATCTGGTATTGAGCACATTCGAACAAAGGCTTGGACTACAGATGCTTTCTATCGTGAAACAGCCGATAAGGTCAAACGTAGACTAGCAGCAGGTGCGACTGTTGTGGATATGGAAGCCTCAGCAATTATGGCTTGGGCACAATTTCGACAAGCAAAAGTTTATCAATTTTTTTATACGGCTGATTATGTTGACTATCACAATCATGAGTGGGATGCAAGATATGAAGAAAGAAAAGCAGATGCTGTGACTTTTTTTGAGATAGCATTAATGATTGCTAGAGAGTTGGATTGA
- the cysS gene encoding cysteine--tRNA ligase, translated as MIKIYDTMSRELRDFVPIEDGKVKMYVCGPTVYNYIHVGNARSTVAFDTIRRYFEYRGYEVTYISNFTDVDDKIINRAKEEGITPQEVADKYIAAFREDVSALGVKPATRHPRVVEFMADIIRFVEDLIEKGFAYESQGDVYFRVEKSHNYAKLANKTLEDLELGASGRTDEETARKENPVDFALWKAAKPGEISWDSPWGAGRPGWHIECSVMSTEILGDTIDIHGGGADLEFPHHTNEIAQSEAKTGKTFANYWMHNGFVNIDNVKMSKSLGNFITVHDALKTIDGQVLRFFFATQHYRKPINFTEKAVRDAETNLKYLKNTYEQPFTGTVDAQELQAFKDKFVAAMDEDFNSANGITVVFEMAKWINSGNYDVSVKQTLAAMLEVFGIVFVEEVLDAEIEALIQKRQEARANRDFATADQIRDQLAAQGIKLLDTKDGVRWTRD; from the coding sequence GTGATTAAAATCTATGACACCATGTCTCGTGAATTGCGAGATTTCGTCCCTATTGAGGATGGTAAGGTTAAGATGTATGTTTGTGGGCCAACCGTGTATAACTATATCCACGTGGGGAATGCCCGTTCGACGGTGGCTTTTGATACCATTCGTCGTTATTTTGAGTACCGTGGGTATGAGGTTACCTATATTTCAAATTTCACGGATGTGGATGATAAGATTATCAATCGCGCCAAGGAAGAAGGCATCACGCCTCAGGAGGTTGCGGACAAGTACATTGCGGCCTTTCGTGAGGATGTATCAGCTCTGGGTGTAAAACCTGCGACTCGTCATCCGCGGGTGGTGGAGTTTATGGCTGACATCATCCGTTTTGTGGAAGACTTGATTGAAAAAGGTTTTGCCTATGAGAGTCAAGGGGATGTTTACTTCCGTGTGGAAAAATCTCACAACTATGCTAAATTAGCCAATAAAACCTTGGAAGATTTGGAGCTGGGTGCTTCAGGTCGTACAGATGAAGAAACGGCACGTAAGGAAAATCCTGTGGACTTTGCCCTCTGGAAGGCAGCCAAGCCGGGCGAGATTTCCTGGGACAGTCCTTGGGGAGCAGGTCGTCCGGGCTGGCATATCGAATGTTCGGTTATGTCAACAGAGATTTTGGGCGATACCATTGATATCCACGGTGGTGGAGCTGACCTTGAGTTTCCTCATCATACCAACGAAATTGCCCAGTCTGAAGCTAAAACAGGTAAGACCTTTGCTAACTACTGGATGCACAATGGCTTTGTCAATATCGACAATGTCAAGATGTCCAAGTCCTTGGGCAACTTTATCACTGTCCATGATGCATTGAAGACTATCGACGGCCAAGTGCTTCGTTTCTTCTTTGCAACTCAACACTACCGCAAACCCATCAACTTTACGGAAAAGGCAGTTCGGGATGCCGAGACTAATCTCAAGTATCTAAAAAATACTTACGAACAACCATTTACAGGAACTGTAGATGCTCAAGAATTACAAGCATTTAAAGATAAGTTTGTAGCCGCTATGGATGAGGATTTCAACTCTGCCAACGGTATCACAGTAGTCTTTGAAATGGCCAAATGGATCAACTCAGGCAACTATGATGTAAGTGTCAAGCAAACTCTTGCGGCTATGTTAGAGGTCTTTGGTATTGTCTTTGTTGAGGAAGTTTTGGATGCAGAAATCGAAGCCTTGATCCAAAAACGCCAAGAAGCGCGTGCTAATCGTGACTTTGCCACAGCAGACCAAATCCGTGACCAATTGGCGGCTCAAGGAATTAAGCTCCTTGACACCAAGGATGGAGTGAGGTGGACACGTGATTGA
- a CDS encoding Mini-ribonuclease 3: MIDVNLINGIALAFEGDAVYSMYIRRHLILKGMTKPNKLHQEATKYVSAKAQARLISLMLEEQVLTEKEEEIYKRGRNTNSHTKAKNADVVTYRMSTGFEAVMGYLHLTENVERLEALISWCIQKVEE, from the coding sequence GTGATTGATGTCAATCTCATTAACGGTATTGCCCTCGCCTTTGAGGGGGATGCTGTCTACTCCATGTATATCCGCCGTCACCTCATCCTTAAAGGCATGACCAAGCCCAATAAACTCCATCAAGAAGCGACCAAGTATGTCTCGGCCAAGGCTCAGGCTCGTCTGATTTCTCTTATGTTGGAGGAGCAAGTCCTTACGGAAAAAGAAGAAGAAATCTATAAACGTGGCCGCAATACCAATAGTCACACAAAGGCTAAAAATGCGGATGTCGTGACTTATCGTATGTCGACTGGATTTGAAGCAGTTATGGGCTATCTTCATCTGACAGAAAATGTGGAGCGCTTAGAGGCCTTGATTTCGTGGTGTATCCAAAAAGTGGAGGAGTAG
- the cysE gene encoding serine O-acetyltransferase: MGWWRETIDIVKENDPAARNSLEVLLTYPGVKALAAHRLSHFLWKHGFKLLARMHSQFWRFWTQIEIHPGAQIDSGVFIDHGSGLVIGETAIVEKGVLLYHGVTLGGTGKDVGKRHPTVRKGALISAHAQVIGPVEIGENAKVGAAAVVVADVPSDVTVVGIPAKIVRVHGQKDEPMIHEVEEKREYYVNKLEHAREASHRSSGL; encoded by the coding sequence ATGGGATGGTGGCGCGAAACCATTGATATTGTAAAAGAAAATGATCCAGCGGCACGCAACAGTTTGGAGGTTCTACTGACCTATCCAGGTGTCAAGGCCTTAGCTGCCCACCGTCTCTCGCATTTTCTCTGGAAGCACGGCTTCAAACTCCTGGCTCGGATGCACAGTCAGTTTTGGCGTTTTTGGACCCAAATCGAGATTCATCCGGGTGCCCAGATTGACTCAGGTGTTTTTATCGACCACGGTTCAGGATTGGTAATTGGAGAGACAGCGATTGTTGAAAAAGGCGTTCTTCTCTATCACGGAGTGACTCTTGGTGGAACAGGGAAGGATGTTGGCAAACGCCATCCGACTGTGCGTAAAGGAGCTCTCATATCGGCCCATGCCCAAGTTATCGGACCGGTAGAAATCGGTGAAAATGCCAAGGTCGGTGCTGCTGCAGTAGTCGTCGCAGACGTACCTAGTGATGTGACAGTTGTCGGTATTCCAGCTAAGATCGTCCGAGTTCATGGACAGAAGGATGAACCAATGATCCACGAAGTCGAAGAAAAACGAGAGTACTACGTCAATAAACTCGAGCATGCTAGAGAAGCTAGTCACAGGTCTTCTGGTTTGTAG
- the metF gene encoding methylenetetrahydrofolate reductase [NAD(P)H] has protein sequence MSRQTPSLSFEVFPPNPAVGNDKIISALQDMRELTPHFISVTASNNKFNIKETTVRLADFIQNDLAIPTIAHLPAIYLTKDKVAETIADLDKVGVQKILALRGDIIPDVEPQKDFRYATDLIEFIKEQAPHFDIVGACYPEGHPDSPNQISDIQNLKKKVDAGCSSLVTQLFFDNERFYDFQDKCTLAGIDVPIHAGIMPILNRNQALRLLKTCENIHLPRKFKAILDKYEHDPESLRAAGLAYAVDQIVDLVTQDVAGVHLYTMNNAETAKYIHQATHALFNHKSLG, from the coding sequence ATGTCACGCCAAACACCGTCACTCTCATTTGAAGTGTTCCCTCCAAACCCAGCAGTGGGTAATGATAAAATTATTTCTGCCTTGCAGGATATGCGAGAGTTAACACCGCACTTTATCAGTGTGACTGCTAGCAATAATAAATTTAATATCAAGGAAACAACGGTTCGTTTGGCTGACTTTATCCAGAATGACTTGGCGATTCCAACTATTGCCCACTTACCAGCTATCTATCTGACCAAGGACAAGGTTGCTGAAACCATTGCAGACTTGGATAAGGTTGGGGTACAGAAAATCTTGGCCCTGCGTGGAGATATCATCCCAGATGTGGAACCACAAAAGGATTTCCGCTATGCAACGGACTTGATCGAGTTCATCAAGGAACAAGCCCCTCACTTTGATATTGTTGGCGCTTGCTATCCAGAAGGGCACCCTGACTCGCCAAACCAGATCTCGGATATTCAAAATCTCAAGAAGAAAGTGGATGCAGGCTGTTCAAGCCTTGTAACGCAGCTTTTCTTTGACAATGAGCGTTTCTATGATTTCCAAGACAAGTGTACCTTGGCAGGGATTGATGTTCCTATTCATGCGGGGATTATGCCCATTCTGAACCGTAACCAAGCGCTTCGTCTCTTGAAGACTTGTGAGAATATCCACCTTCCACGTAAATTTAAGGCCATCTTAGACAAGTATGAGCATGACCCTGAGTCGCTCAGAGCAGCAGGACTTGCCTATGCCGTGGATCAGATCGTGGACTTGGTGACCCAGGATGTCGCAGGTGTGCATCTCTACACCATGAATAATGCTGAAACAGCCAAATACATCCACCAAGCAACCCATGCCTTGTTTAATCATAAGTCTTTAGGATAA
- the pnp gene encoding polyribonucleotide nucleotidyltransferase — MTKQVFQTTFAGRELIVETGQVAKQANGAVVVRYGESTVLTAAVMSKKMATGDFFPLQVNYEEKMYAAGKFPGGFMKREGRPSTDATLTARLIDRPIRPMFAEGFRNEVQVINTVLSYDENASAPMAAMFGSSLALSISDIPFDGPIAGVQVGYVDGQIIINPTQEQAEQSLLELTVAGTKHAINMVESGAKELSEEIMLEALLKGHEAVKELIAFQEEIVAAVGKEKAEVELLHVDAELQAEIIAVYNSDLQKAVQVEEKLAREAATQAVKDQVTAVYEEKYADHEEFDRIMRDVAEILEQMEHAEVRRLITEDKVRPDGRKVDEIRPLDAQVDFLPRVHGSGLFTRGQTQALSVLTLAPMGETQIIDGLDPEYKKRFMHHYNFPQYSVGETGRYGAPGRREIGHGALGERALAQVLPSLEEFPYAIRLVAEVLESNGSSSQASICAGTLALMAGGVPIKAPVAGIAMGLISDGNNYTVLTDIQGLEDHFGDMDFKVAGTRDGITALQMDIKIQGITAEILTEALAQAKKARFEILDVIEATIPEVRPELAPTAPKIDTIKIDVDKIKIVIGKGGETIDKIIAETGVKIDIDEEGNVSIYSSDQDAINRTKEIIAGLVREAKVDEVYHAKVVRIEKFGAFVNLFDKTDALVHISEMAWTRTNRVEDLVAIGDEVDVKVIKIDEKGRIDASMKALLPRPPKPEHDEKGEKSERPHRPRHHKDHKPKKEVTETPKDSE, encoded by the coding sequence ATGACAAAACAAGTGTTTCAAACGACTTTTGCGGGTCGTGAGTTAATCGTAGAGACTGGTCAGGTTGCTAAGCAAGCAAATGGCGCTGTTGTTGTGCGTTACGGTGAGTCAACTGTACTGACTGCGGCCGTTATGTCTAAGAAAATGGCAACTGGGGATTTCTTCCCACTTCAAGTCAACTACGAAGAAAAAATGTATGCGGCTGGGAAGTTTCCTGGTGGCTTTATGAAACGTGAAGGACGTCCTTCAACAGATGCGACTTTGACAGCGCGTTTGATTGACCGTCCAATCCGTCCGATGTTTGCGGAAGGTTTCCGTAACGAAGTGCAAGTGATCAACACTGTGCTTTCTTATGATGAAAATGCATCTGCACCAATGGCAGCCATGTTCGGTTCATCTTTGGCATTGTCTATCTCAGATATTCCATTTGACGGACCAATCGCTGGGGTACAAGTGGGCTATGTCGATGGTCAAATCATCATCAACCCTACTCAAGAACAAGCAGAGCAATCTCTTCTTGAATTGACAGTAGCTGGTACCAAGCACGCTATTAACATGGTTGAGTCTGGTGCCAAAGAATTGTCAGAAGAAATCATGTTGGAAGCCCTTCTCAAAGGGCACGAAGCAGTCAAAGAATTGATTGCCTTCCAAGAAGAAATCGTTGCTGCAGTTGGTAAAGAAAAAGCAGAAGTGGAACTGCTTCACGTAGATGCTGAATTACAGGCTGAAATCATCGCAGTCTATAACAGCGACCTTCAAAAAGCCGTTCAAGTCGAAGAAAAATTGGCTCGTGAAGCTGCTACTCAAGCAGTTAAGGATCAAGTAACTGCTGTTTACGAAGAAAAATATGCAGACCACGAAGAATTTGACCGTATCATGCGTGATGTGGCTGAAATCTTGGAACAAATGGAACACGCTGAAGTGCGCCGTTTGATCACAGAAGATAAGGTTCGTCCTGACGGTCGTAAGGTCGATGAAATCCGTCCTTTAGATGCGCAGGTTGACTTCCTTCCTCGTGTGCATGGTTCCGGTCTCTTCACTCGTGGCCAAACTCAGGCTCTTTCAGTCTTGACCTTGGCTCCGATGGGGGAAACTCAAATCATCGATGGCTTGGACCCAGAGTACAAGAAACGCTTTATGCACCACTATAACTTCCCACAATACTCTGTCGGGGAAACTGGTCGTTATGGTGCGCCAGGTCGTCGTGAGATTGGTCACGGTGCTCTTGGTGAGCGTGCTCTTGCTCAAGTCTTGCCAAGTTTGGAAGAATTCCCATATGCTATCCGTCTAGTAGCAGAAGTTTTGGAATCAAACGGTTCTTCATCTCAAGCATCTATCTGTGCGGGAACACTTGCCCTTATGGCTGGTGGTGTGCCAATCAAGGCGCCAGTAGCTGGTATTGCTATGGGACTTATCTCAGATGGAAATAACTACACAGTATTGACAGATATCCAAGGATTGGAAGACCACTTTGGAGATATGGACTTCAAGGTTGCAGGTACTCGTGACGGGATTACAGCTCTCCAAATGGATATCAAGATCCAAGGGATTACTGCGGAAATCTTGACAGAAGCCCTTGCCCAAGCCAAGAAAGCTCGTTTTGAAATCCTTGATGTGATTGAAGCAACCATTCCAGAAGTTCGTCCAGAATTGGCGCCAACTGCTCCGAAAATTGATACCATCAAGATTGATGTAGACAAGATCAAGATTGTCATCGGTAAAGGTGGAGAAACCATTGACAAGATTATCGCTGAAACAGGCGTTAAGATTGATATCGACGAAGAAGGTAATGTATCTATCTACTCTAGCGACCAAGATGCCATCAATCGTACTAAAGAAATCATTGCTGGTTTGGTTCGTGAAGCCAAAGTGGATGAAGTTTACCATGCCAAGGTTGTTCGTATCGAGAAATTCGGGGCCTTTGTCAACCTCTTTGATAAGACAGATGCACTTGTGCACATTTCTGAAATGGCTTGGACTCGTACCAACCGTGTCGAAGACTTGGTAGCTATCGGCGATGAAGTTGATGTTAAGGTTATCAAGATTGATGAAAAAGGCCGTATCGATGCCTCTATGAAAGCTCTTCTTCCTCGTCCACCAAAACCTGAGCATGATGAAAAGGGCGAAAAGTCTGAGAGACCTCACCGTCCACGTCATCACAAGGACCACAAACCTAAGAAAGAAGTTACAGAAACACCAAAAGATTCAGAATAA
- a CDS encoding ABC transporter ATP-binding protein — protein sequence MVELNLKNIYKKYPNSEHYSVEDFNLDIKDKEFIVFVGPSGCGKSTTLRMIAGLEDITEGTASIDGVVVNDVAPKDRDIAMVFQNYALYPHMTVYDNMAFGLKLRKYSKEDIDKRVQEAAAILGLKEFLDRKPADLSGGQRQRVAMGRAIVRDAKVFLMDEPLSNLDAKLRVSMRAEIAKIHRRIGATTIYVTHDQTEAMTLADRIVIMSATKNPAGTGTIGRVEQIGTPQEVYKNPVNKFVAGFIGSPAMNFINVKLVGGEIVSDGFRLKVPEGALKVLREKGYEGKELIFGIRPEDVNAEPAFLETFPESVVKATISVSELLGSESHLYCQVGKDEFVAKVDARDYLQTGATVELGFDLNKAHFFDVETEKTVY from the coding sequence ATGGTAGAATTAAATCTTAAAAACATTTACAAAAAATATCCAAACAGCGAACACTACTCAGTTGAAGACTTCAACTTGGACATCAAAGACAAGGAATTTATCGTTTTCGTAGGTCCTTCAGGATGTGGTAAATCAACAACTCTTCGTATGATTGCTGGTCTTGAAGACATTACAGAGGGTACTGCATCTATCGATGGTGTGGTTGTCAACGACGTAGCTCCAAAAGACCGTGACATCGCCATGGTATTCCAAAACTACGCTCTTTACCCACACATGACTGTATATGACAACATGGCTTTCGGTTTGAAATTGCGTAAATACAGCAAAGAAGACATCGACAAACGTGTACAAGAGGCTGCAGCAATCCTTGGCTTGAAAGAGTTCTTGGATCGTAAACCTGCTGACCTTTCAGGTGGTCAACGTCAACGTGTTGCCATGGGTCGTGCCATCGTCCGTGATGCAAAAGTGTTCTTGATGGACGAGCCTTTGTCAAACTTGGATGCCAAACTTCGTGTATCAATGCGTGCAGAAATTGCGAAAATCCACCGTCGTATCGGTGCTACAACTATCTATGTAACTCACGACCAAACAGAAGCGATGACACTTGCAGATCGTATCGTTATCATGTCAGCAACTAAGAACCCTGCTGGTACAGGTACTATCGGACGTGTAGAACAAATCGGTACTCCTCAAGAAGTTTACAAAAACCCAGTTAACAAATTTGTAGCAGGATTCATCGGAAGTCCAGCTATGAACTTCATCAACGTAAAATTGGTTGGTGGTGAAATTGTTTCTGACGGTTTCCGTTTGAAAGTTCCAGAAGGAGCATTGAAAGTTCTTCGTGAAAAAGGCTACGAAGGTAAAGAATTGATCTTCGGTATTCGTCCAGAAGATGTGAATGCAGAACCTGCTTTCCTTGAAACTTTCCCAGAATCAGTTGTAAAAGCAACCATCTCTGTATCAGAATTACTTGGTTCAGAATCTCACCTTTACTGCCAAGTTGGTAAAGATGAATTTGTAGCCAAAGTTGACGCTCGTGATTACTTACAAACAGGTGCAACAGTTGAACTTGGATTTGACTTGAACAAAGCACACTTCTTTGATGTAGAAACTGAAAAAACAGTCTACTAA
- a CDS encoding helix-turn-helix domain-containing protein, translating into MLAKELLDWFPEAQISDQPIEKPGYLTLPLSSQQWILLEENNLTEREKQLISLLTQQEQARSLNPWYSYLIEGKGQAPQTFKKIQLVYCHLSYFQQENLASWLDMMQTLFPNCQTVLQVGAQDYVFVLQQDRYTSVRAILSDTIEAVEYDFGLRLSIMLGQIWSQTGYQPLSDLIQAERDLFKTWWRQGHQGVHTFSQLYLWSLGEGLVDLRIIKDCLRQLILGQDQIQEIILSLWENSAVLTKTAQQLYLHRNSLQYKIDKWEELTGLQLKELTDLTLCYQLILPDIL; encoded by the coding sequence ATGCTTGCAAAAGAATTACTAGACTGGTTTCCTGAGGCACAGATTTCAGATCAGCCGATAGAGAAGCCAGGATATCTTACTCTTCCTCTGTCTTCGCAGCAGTGGATTTTACTGGAAGAGAATAATCTCACTGAGCGTGAAAAGCAGTTAATTTCCCTTTTAACCCAGCAGGAGCAGGCTCGTTCGCTCAATCCCTGGTATTCCTATCTGATTGAGGGCAAGGGGCAGGCGCCTCAAACTTTTAAAAAGATACAACTGGTGTATTGCCATCTTTCCTATTTTCAGCAGGAAAATCTAGCCTCTTGGCTGGATATGATGCAGACCCTCTTTCCTAACTGCCAGACAGTGTTGCAGGTCGGAGCACAGGATTATGTCTTCGTGCTCCAACAAGATAGATACACCTCTGTACGAGCTATTTTAAGTGATACGATTGAAGCGGTTGAGTATGACTTTGGACTTCGTCTCTCTATCATGTTAGGTCAGATCTGGTCACAGACTGGATATCAGCCCCTGTCAGATTTAATCCAAGCAGAGCGGGACTTGTTTAAGACTTGGTGGCGTCAAGGGCATCAAGGTGTTCATACTTTTTCACAGCTCTATCTCTGGAGTCTTGGGGAAGGGTTGGTTGACCTTAGAATTATCAAAGACTGCCTTCGTCAGTTGATTCTGGGTCAAGATCAGATTCAGGAAATTATTCTTTCTCTCTGGGAAAACAGTGCTGTCTTAACGAAAACAGCCCAGCAACTCTACCTGCATCGCAATTCTCTCCAATACAAGATTGACAAATGGGAAGAATTGACTGGACTGCAGTTAAAAGAATTGACAGATTTGACCTTATGTTATCAGTTGATTTTACCAGATATTCTCTAA
- a CDS encoding helix-turn-helix domain-containing protein, which yields MKNSAIGSNWKDVRSELFTKEEILESDMRVAIMSELIEARRDQGISQKKLEELSGVSQPVIARMETGKTSPQLDTVLKVLASLGKTLAVVPLEQEKN from the coding sequence ATGAAGAATAGTGCCATTGGAAGTAATTGGAAGGATGTTCGGTCAGAACTTTTTACCAAGGAGGAAATACTTGAAAGTGATATGCGAGTAGCTATCATGAGTGAGTTGATTGAGGCCAGACGAGATCAAGGAATCAGTCAGAAAAAGCTAGAGGAACTCAGTGGAGTAAGTCAGCCCGTCATAGCTAGGATGGAAACAGGCAAGACTAGCCCTCAATTGGATACGGTTTTGAAAGTTTTAGCCAGTTTAGGCAAGACACTAGCAGTCGTCCCACTTGAACAGGAAAAAAATTGA
- the metE gene encoding 5-methyltetrahydropteroyltriglutamate--homocysteine S-methyltransferase: MSTTIIGFPRLGEFRELKFTTEKYFRKEISEEELLAAAKDLRAKHWNIVKEKGITEIPSNDFSHYDNFLDAAFLFNVVPASVQNLELSELERYFALARGYQGEKGDVRALPMKKWFNTNYHYIVPKFEKDTQVKLAGHKIFDEFQEAKELGLNTRPVLVGPFTFLQLSDFEEGVKAEDFVDSLVAAYQEVFAKLAELGATRIQLDEAALVKDLTAEEKALFLNLYNKLLADKKGLEVLLQTYFGDVRDVYADLVNLPVDAIGLDFVEGKKTLELVKGGFPADKTLYAGIVNGKNIWRNNYEKSLAVLEQIPAENIVLTSSCSLLHVPFTTANEEFEPAILNHFAFAVEKLEELRDLDAIRNGQGAEALAANKELFATERVGENAELRARIAGLTEADYTRLPAFAEREVIQEDAFKLPALPTTTIGSFPQTKEVRAKRLAFRKGELTQEEYDAFLAETIDEWIKWQEEVGFDVLVHGEFERNDMVEYFGQNLSGYLFSKNGWVQSYGMRGVKPPIIWGDVTRLNPITVKWSSYAQSRTDKPVKGMLTGPVTILNWSFPREDISIKDSTLQIALAIKDEVLDLEAAGVKIIQIDEAALREKLPLRRSDWYEDYLDWAIPAFRLVHSTVAPDTQIHTHMCYSEFTDIIPAIDNMDADVISFEASRSNLEILDELKAKNFQTEVGPGVYDIHSPRVPNEGEIDHTIDAILAKVPSKKVWINPDCGLKTRGIPETKESLIRLVEAAKAAREKL, translated from the coding sequence ATGTCAACTACTATCATCGGTTTCCCTCGTTTGGGCGAATTCCGCGAATTAAAATTTACAACTGAAAAATACTTTAGAAAAGAAATCTCAGAAGAAGAACTCCTTGCAGCCGCAAAAGACTTGCGCGCAAAACACTGGAACATTGTCAAAGAAAAAGGCATCACTGAAATCCCATCAAATGACTTTTCTCACTATGACAACTTCCTAGATGCGGCCTTCCTCTTCAACGTGGTTCCTGCATCTGTTCAAAACTTGGAATTATCAGAACTTGAGCGCTACTTTGCTTTGGCGCGTGGTTACCAAGGTGAAAAAGGGGATGTTCGTGCCCTTCCAATGAAGAAATGGTTCAACACCAACTACCACTACATCGTTCCTAAGTTTGAAAAAGACACTCAAGTTAAATTGGCTGGTCATAAGATCTTTGATGAGTTCCAAGAAGCAAAAGAACTTGGATTGAACACTCGTCCTGTTCTTGTAGGTCCATTCACTTTCCTTCAATTATCAGACTTTGAAGAAGGCGTGAAAGCAGAAGACTTTGTAGATAGCTTAGTAGCTGCTTACCAAGAAGTTTTTGCTAAATTGGCGGAACTTGGTGCGACTCGCATCCAACTCGACGAAGCGGCTCTTGTCAAAGACTTGACAGCTGAAGAAAAAGCTCTCTTCTTGAATCTCTACAACAAACTCTTGGCTGACAAAAAAGGTCTTGAAGTCTTGCTTCAAACTTACTTCGGTGACGTTCGTGACGTTTACGCTGATCTTGTGAACTTGCCAGTAGATGCCATCGGTTTGGACTTCGTTGAAGGTAAGAAAACTCTTGAACTCGTTAAAGGTGGTTTCCCAGCGGACAAGACTCTTTATGCAGGTATTGTCAATGGTAAAAACATCTGGCGCAACAATTACGAAAAGAGTTTGGCTGTTCTTGAGCAAATCCCAGCTGAAAACATCGTTTTGACAAGCTCATGCTCCCTTCTTCATGTACCATTTACAACTGCTAACGAAGAATTTGAGCCAGCTATCTTGAACCACTTTGCCTTTGCGGTTGAAAAATTGGAAGAACTTCGTGACTTGGATGCTATCCGCAACGGTCAAGGCGCAGAAGCTCTTGCAGCTAACAAAGAACTTTTTGCGACTGAACGTGTGGGTGAAAATGCAGAACTTCGTGCGCGCATCGCTGGTTTGACGGAAGCAGACTACACTCGTTTGCCAGCCTTTGCTGAACGTGAAGTCATCCAAGAAGACGCTTTCAAACTTCCAGCTCTTCCAACAACAACCATCGGTTCATTCCCTCAAACAAAAGAAGTTCGTGCAAAACGTTTGGCCTTCCGTAAGGGTGAGTTGACTCAAGAAGAGTATGACGCTTTCCTTGCTGAAACCATCGATGAATGGATTAAATGGCAAGAAGAAGTTGGATTTGACGTACTTGTACACGGTGAGTTCGAGCGTAACGACATGGTTGAGTACTTCGGTCAAAACTTGTCAGGTTACCTCTTCTCTAAGAATGGTTGGGTACAATCATACGGTATGCGTGGGGTGAAACCACCAATCATCTGGGGTGATGTCACTCGTCTCAACCCAATCACTGTCAAATGGTCTAGCTACGCACAAAGTCGTACGGACAAACCTGTTAAGGGTATGTTGACTGGGCCTGTTACCATCCTCAACTGGTCATTCCCACGTGAAGACATCTCTATCAAGGATTCTACTCTTCAAATCGCTCTTGCTATTAAGGATGAAGTTCTTGACCTTGAAGCTGCAGGTGTGAAAATCATCCAAATCGACGAGGCTGCTCTTCGTGAAAAATTGCCACTCCGTCGTAGCGACTGGTACGAAGACTACCTTGACTGGGCCATTCCTGCCTTCCGCTTGGTACACTCAACAGTTGCGCCAGATACTCAAATCCACACTCACATGTGTTACTCAGAATTTACAGATATCATCCCAGCTATCGACAACATGGATGCGGACGTTATTTCCTTTGAAGCAAGCCGTTCAAACCTTGAAATCTTGGACGAACTCAAAGCGAAAAACTTCCAAACAGAAGTGGGACCTGGGGTATACGATATCCACTCACCTCGTGTGCCAAATGAAGGCGAAATCGACCACACAATCGATGCTATTCTTGCCAAAGTTCCAAGCAAGAAAGTTTGGATCAACCCTGACTGTGGTTTGAAAACACGTGGTATTCCAGAAACAAAAGAAAGCTTGATCCGCCTTGTAGAAGCTGCAAAAGCTGCGCGTGAGAAATTGTAA